Proteins from a single region of Halococcus salifodinae DSM 8989:
- a CDS encoding LLM class flavin-dependent oxidoreductase: MQLSIGLPSFASESHAVPPDRFRRYARLADEYEFAGAYLIEHLCENPNYATSQHDPLTTLSVVAGETDTIPVGTSILVLPLRNPVLVAKRAATLQYLSGQRLTLGFGAGYVEAEFDAAGVPLEERSARYLEGIELIRRLFEEDRVTFDGDFYDVEDFHLNRTSASPREFWPGAAASTRTTDDASSGR, from the coding sequence GTGCAACTCAGTATCGGGCTCCCGTCGTTCGCCAGCGAGAGTCACGCCGTTCCACCGGACCGCTTCCGCCGGTACGCTCGGCTCGCCGACGAGTACGAGTTCGCGGGCGCGTACCTCATCGAACACCTCTGCGAGAACCCCAACTACGCCACCTCACAGCACGACCCCCTGACGACGCTGTCCGTCGTGGCCGGCGAAACGGACACCATCCCCGTCGGCACGAGCATCCTCGTGTTGCCGCTCCGGAACCCGGTACTGGTCGCCAAGCGGGCGGCGACGCTCCAGTACCTCTCGGGACAGCGACTCACCCTCGGGTTCGGCGCCGGCTACGTCGAAGCCGAGTTCGACGCCGCCGGCGTCCCCCTGGAGGAGCGGTCCGCGCGCTACCTGGAGGGCATCGAACTCATCCGACGGCTCTTCGAGGAGGACCGAGTGACCTTCGACGGCGACTTCTACGACGTCGAGGACTTTCACCTGAACCGAACGTCGGCCAGCCCCCGCGAATTCTGGCCGGGGGCGGCGGCGTCGACACGGACGACGGACGACGCGTCCTCCGGTCGGTGA
- a CDS encoding SDR family NAD(P)-dependent oxidoreductase has protein sequence MAESRNHVTVDGKRAVVIGGTSGIGRAIAVGFAADGADVVASSRTESAVAETAEELQSAGAETVVQPCDVTDRESLVALRDQVVEELGGVDVLVTSQSAIARDPIASVSENDWATVLDVQLSGVHRACQVFAPAMDDGSVVTVSSMGATLAMPETGAYSAAKGGTDAYTRVAAKELGPEVRVNAIRPGFILTPQTAEAYGEGTDRRREVERKTEPGRMGQPEELVGAAIYLASDAASYTTGEVLTVDGGFSNTAFEA, from the coding sequence ATGGCCGAGTCGCGGAATCACGTGACTGTCGACGGGAAGCGAGCGGTAGTTATCGGCGGAACCAGCGGTATCGGGCGGGCGATCGCCGTCGGGTTCGCCGCCGACGGCGCCGACGTCGTCGCGTCGAGTCGGACCGAGTCTGCCGTCGCGGAGACAGCCGAGGAGCTCCAGTCAGCGGGCGCCGAGACCGTCGTCCAGCCCTGCGACGTGACCGACCGGGAGTCCCTGGTCGCGCTCCGGGACCAGGTCGTCGAGGAACTCGGCGGCGTCGACGTCCTGGTCACCTCCCAGAGCGCCATCGCTCGCGACCCCATCGCGTCGGTCTCCGAGAACGACTGGGCGACCGTCCTCGACGTCCAGCTGTCCGGCGTTCACCGCGCGTGTCAGGTGTTCGCGCCAGCGATGGACGACGGCAGCGTCGTCACCGTCTCCTCGATGGGGGCAACGCTCGCGATGCCGGAAACCGGCGCGTATTCGGCCGCGAAGGGCGGGACGGACGCGTACACGCGGGTCGCCGCGAAGGAACTCGGCCCGGAGGTGCGCGTCAACGCGATTCGTCCGGGGTTCATTCTGACGCCACAGACCGCCGAGGCGTACGGCGAAGGGACCGACCGGCGCCGCGAGGTCGAGCGGAAGACCGAACCCGGCCGGATGGGCCAGCCGGAGGAACTAGTCGGCGCGGCAATCTACCTCGCGAGCGACGCCGCGTCGTACACGACCGGCGAAGTGCTCACCGTCGACGGCGGGTTCAGCAACACGGCGTTCGAAGCGTGA
- the lhgO gene encoding L-2-hydroxyglutarate oxidase, which yields MHDATIVGGGCIGCAVAKHLLEQSSLDVAVVEKAYHLAEHQSGRNSGVLHPGFNYEPGSLKAQFSTAGTRRLKAYANEHDIPLDECGVVVTALDDAEERRLHDLREQADENGVETEFLGDRAAIRDHEPNAIGQAAMYCPEAASIDSQEYVYALASELKNAGVDFYMGHRVDAVRDDGSSFTIETSNGTLETRYLVNAAGLHADELAHQLGVGRGYQIVPFRGEYYELVPERASLVESMIYPVPDPDLPFLGVHYTRRTDGKVIVGPNTVLAFGREAYDNTDVSPRELYDTLTYRGFWRLMASREMAAVAWDELNKSYRKEKFVEAAQRLLPGVEKRDFARSYAGIRAQVVSEDGRLVKEPVFEHGSRSTHVLNAVSPGLTCSLPFGDHLAGEVLENFE from the coding sequence ATGCACGACGCCACCATCGTCGGCGGTGGGTGTATCGGGTGCGCCGTCGCCAAACACCTCCTCGAGCAGTCCTCGCTGGACGTCGCCGTCGTCGAGAAGGCGTACCACCTCGCGGAACACCAGAGCGGCCGGAACTCCGGCGTCCTCCACCCCGGGTTCAACTACGAGCCGGGGTCGCTGAAAGCGCAGTTCAGTACGGCGGGCACGCGCCGGCTCAAGGCCTACGCCAACGAGCACGACATCCCCCTCGACGAGTGCGGCGTGGTCGTCACCGCCCTCGACGACGCAGAGGAACGACGCCTCCACGACCTGCGCGAGCAGGCCGACGAGAACGGCGTCGAGACCGAATTCCTGGGCGACCGGGCGGCGATTCGGGACCACGAGCCGAACGCCATCGGGCAGGCGGCGATGTACTGCCCGGAGGCCGCCTCCATCGACTCCCAGGAGTACGTGTACGCGCTGGCGTCGGAGCTCAAAAACGCGGGCGTCGACTTCTACATGGGTCACCGCGTCGACGCCGTTCGGGACGACGGGTCGTCGTTCACCATCGAGACGAGCAACGGGACCCTCGAAACCAGATACCTCGTGAACGCGGCGGGCCTGCACGCCGACGAACTCGCCCACCAGCTCGGCGTCGGCCGCGGCTATCAAATCGTGCCGTTCCGCGGCGAGTACTACGAGCTCGTGCCCGAGCGGGCGTCGCTCGTCGAGTCGATGATCTACCCCGTTCCCGATCCCGACCTCCCGTTCCTGGGCGTCCACTACACGCGCCGGACCGACGGCAAGGTCATCGTCGGGCCGAACACCGTGCTCGCGTTCGGCCGCGAGGCCTACGACAACACGGACGTCTCGCCCCGAGAGCTCTACGACACGCTCACGTACCGGGGGTTCTGGCGGCTGATGGCGTCACGGGAGATGGCGGCCGTGGCGTGGGACGAACTCAACAAGTCCTACCGGAAGGAGAAGTTCGTCGAAGCGGCCCAGCGCCTGCTCCCGGGCGTCGAGAAACGCGATTTCGCGAGGAGCTACGCGGGCATCCGCGCCCAAGTCGTCTCCGAGGACGGCCGCCTGGTCAAGGAACCGGTGTTCGAGCACGGCAGTCGGTCGACGCACGTTCTCAACGCGGTTTCGCCCGGTCTGACGTGCTCGCTGCCGTTCGGCGACCACCTCGCCGGCGAAGTGCTGGAGAACTTCGAGTGA
- a CDS encoding iron-containing alcohol dehydrogenase: MLDGLAARNSTYDVQSPDRISYGFGATSELTAFAADNDLDSALLVSDENIVDVGVTDPVVDALEDADVSVDVFTDVKPEPKLSMVEDAADVLRDGGHDLVVGAGGGSVLDTAKLASVLADYDVPITDTLGMGNAPGAGRPLVLIPTTAGTGSEVTHIGVFSDEEGVKRVVYDEALFADVAVVDPELTRMLPKPVAAATGLDALTHAVESYVSTLRTPYSDILAREAIEMVGSNLRGAVLQGRNNDEARYQMSLAATVAGQAFVNSGLGAVHALTYPLGSEYGVGHGRANAMLLPHVMEYNVPAEPERFADIADRLGADAEGSTLERAYASVDAVLELTEDVGVPTSIGHLGDFDEAELEAFTDIAFEYSEHNIDRNPRDLDRADVLQIYRNAL; the protein is encoded by the coding sequence ATGCTCGATGGGTTAGCCGCTCGCAACAGCACCTACGACGTCCAGAGCCCAGACCGCATCTCCTACGGCTTCGGCGCCACGTCGGAACTGACCGCCTTCGCCGCGGACAACGACCTCGACAGCGCGCTACTCGTCTCCGACGAGAACATCGTCGACGTGGGCGTGACCGACCCCGTCGTCGACGCCCTGGAGGACGCGGACGTCTCCGTCGACGTGTTCACCGACGTCAAGCCCGAACCGAAACTCTCGATGGTCGAGGACGCCGCCGACGTACTTCGGGACGGCGGCCACGACCTCGTGGTCGGTGCGGGCGGCGGGAGCGTCCTCGACACGGCGAAACTCGCGTCGGTGCTCGCCGACTACGACGTGCCAATCACCGACACGCTCGGCATGGGTAACGCCCCGGGCGCTGGTCGCCCGCTCGTCCTCATTCCGACGACGGCCGGCACCGGCAGCGAGGTCACGCACATCGGCGTGTTCTCGGACGAGGAGGGCGTCAAGCGCGTCGTCTACGACGAGGCGCTGTTCGCCGACGTCGCCGTCGTCGACCCGGAACTCACGCGCATGCTCCCGAAACCGGTCGCCGCCGCGACGGGCCTCGACGCGCTCACGCACGCGGTCGAGAGCTATGTCTCGACGCTGCGGACGCCGTACTCGGACATTCTCGCACGCGAGGCCATCGAGATGGTCGGCTCGAACCTCCGCGGCGCAGTCCTCCAGGGCCGGAACAACGACGAGGCGCGCTACCAGATGAGCCTCGCAGCCACCGTCGCCGGGCAGGCGTTCGTCAACTCGGGGCTCGGCGCGGTCCACGCGCTGACGTACCCGCTGGGCTCCGAGTACGGCGTCGGCCACGGCCGCGCGAACGCAATGTTGCTCCCGCACGTCATGGAGTACAACGTCCCCGCCGAGCCCGAGCGCTTCGCCGACATCGCGGACCGCCTCGGCGCTGACGCCGAGGGGTCGACCCTCGAACGGGCGTACGCGAGCGTCGACGCCGTCCTCGAACTCACCGAGGACGTCGGCGTCCCGACCTCGATCGGCCACCTCGGAGACTTCGACGAGGCGGAACTGGAGGCGTTCACCGACATCGCCTTCGAGTACTCCGAGCACAACATCGACCGGAACCCCCGCGACCTCGACCGGGCCGACGTGCTGCAGATTTATCGGAACGCGCTGTAG
- a CDS encoding aldehyde dehydrogenase family protein, producing the protein MTANNNHRGLYIDGTWHTDTNDDIESTNPADTTEVVGTVSKGDHDAAVEAIEAANAAEAEWSDLSAHDRGAYLRDAADVVESRFDELVTLVSREMGKTEGAARGELQRTVDLLNYYAEVARDAGGHAPPSASDDTVTYTAREPWGTAAIITPWNYPIAIPTWKIAPALVAGNAVVFKPASQTPTIASELVAAFDEAGLPDGVLNFVPGSGSEVGDELTTNDGIDVISFTGSYEVGSTVEQAAADAGKRVQCEMGGKNPLIVDETADLDLAVDLTVQGGLSGLSGQACTATSRVLVFESVADDYLDRLLDRVDSLEVGDPLDGVDMGPKSSASEMESDLEYIEIAEGEGTTLAAGGERLTGDEYDDGYFVEPTVFTDVDPEMRIAQEEVFGPVISVIEVSDFEEAVAVANGVEYGLSASICTNRLDHAKEFIGDVETGVVKVNQTTTGVEMQMPFGGRKHSSTETFKEQGRQAVEFYTHEKAVYVMHFAGE; encoded by the coding sequence ATGACGGCTAATAACAACCATCGGGGTCTCTACATCGACGGAACGTGGCACACCGACACCAACGACGACATTGAGAGCACTAACCCCGCCGACACCACCGAGGTTGTCGGTACTGTCTCGAAGGGCGACCACGACGCGGCCGTCGAAGCAATCGAGGCCGCGAACGCGGCGGAGGCGGAGTGGAGCGACCTGTCCGCTCACGACCGGGGCGCGTACCTCCGGGACGCCGCTGACGTTGTGGAGTCGCGGTTCGACGAACTCGTGACACTCGTCTCCCGGGAGATGGGGAAGACGGAGGGCGCGGCCCGCGGCGAACTCCAGCGCACCGTCGACCTCCTGAACTACTACGCGGAGGTCGCGCGGGACGCGGGCGGACACGCCCCGCCAAGCGCGAGCGACGACACGGTCACGTACACCGCTCGCGAGCCGTGGGGAACGGCCGCGATAATCACGCCGTGGAACTACCCCATCGCGATTCCGACGTGGAAAATCGCGCCGGCGCTCGTCGCCGGCAACGCCGTCGTGTTCAAGCCCGCCTCCCAGACGCCGACGATTGCCAGCGAACTCGTCGCAGCCTTCGACGAGGCCGGCCTCCCGGACGGCGTGCTGAACTTCGTCCCCGGGTCCGGCAGCGAGGTTGGTGACGAACTCACCACCAACGACGGCATCGACGTCATCTCGTTCACCGGGAGCTACGAGGTCGGCAGCACCGTCGAGCAGGCCGCCGCCGACGCCGGCAAGCGCGTGCAGTGCGAGATGGGCGGGAAGAACCCCCTTATTGTCGACGAGACGGCAGACCTCGACCTCGCCGTCGACCTCACCGTGCAGGGCGGCCTCAGCGGCCTCTCCGGGCAGGCCTGCACCGCGACGAGTCGCGTCCTCGTCTTCGAATCGGTCGCCGACGACTACCTCGACCGCCTCCTTGACCGCGTCGATTCCCTCGAAGTCGGCGACCCGCTAGACGGCGTCGACATGGGGCCGAAGTCCTCGGCGTCCGAGATGGAGAGCGACCTCGAGTACATCGAAATCGCGGAAGGTGAGGGCACGACCCTCGCCGCGGGCGGCGAGCGCCTCACTGGGGACGAATACGACGACGGCTACTTCGTCGAACCGACCGTCTTCACGGACGTCGACCCTGAGATGCGCATCGCCCAGGAGGAAGTGTTCGGCCCCGTAATTTCCGTCATCGAGGTGTCGGACTTCGAGGAAGCCGTCGCCGTCGCGAACGGCGTCGAGTACGGCCTCTCCGCGTCCATCTGCACGAACCGCCTCGACCACGCCAAGGAGTTCATCGGCGACGTCGAGACCGGCGTCGTGAAGGTCAACCAGACGACCACGGGCGTCGAGATGCAGATGCCCTTCGGCGGCCGCAAACACTCCAGCACGGAGACGTTCAAAGAACAGGGTCGGCAGGCCGTCGAATTCTACACGCACGAGAAGGCCGTCTACGTGATGCACTTCGCGGGCGAGTAG
- a CDS encoding SDR family oxidoreductase: MDLQLQGNAALVTASSSGLGKASARALAREGANVVMNSRDEDRLQAAVEDVREDAEGDVVGQVGDLTEPSAIAALVDRAVEEFGTVDHLVTNAGGPPSGPFLAKTEGDWYDAYELLVMSVVRLVHEANEHLQDGGGTIVNIASSSVKEAIDGLVLSNSVRMSVIGLEKTLSTELAPDVRANAVLPGVHETARVEEVIEQGVERGDYEDYEDGLDDHRTGIPVGRMGRPMELGRTVAFLSSPQAGYINGETVTLDGGAGASNL, translated from the coding sequence ATGGACCTGCAACTCCAGGGTAACGCAGCGCTCGTTACGGCCTCAAGTAGCGGTCTCGGGAAGGCGTCCGCGCGGGCGCTCGCTCGGGAAGGCGCCAACGTCGTGATGAACAGCCGCGACGAGGACCGACTCCAGGCGGCCGTCGAGGACGTCCGCGAGGACGCCGAGGGCGACGTCGTCGGGCAGGTGGGCGACCTCACCGAGCCGTCGGCCATCGCTGCGCTCGTCGACCGAGCCGTCGAGGAGTTCGGCACCGTCGACCACCTCGTGACGAACGCCGGCGGCCCGCCCAGCGGCCCGTTCCTCGCGAAGACGGAGGGCGACTGGTACGACGCCTACGAGTTACTCGTGATGAGCGTCGTCCGCCTCGTCCACGAGGCCAACGAGCACCTCCAGGACGGCGGCGGCACCATCGTCAACATCGCCTCCAGCAGCGTGAAGGAAGCCATCGACGGCCTCGTGCTCTCGAACTCCGTGCGCATGAGCGTCATCGGCCTCGAGAAGACGCTCTCGACCGAACTGGCGCCCGACGTCCGCGCGAACGCCGTCCTCCCGGGCGTCCACGAGACCGCCCGCGTCGAGGAGGTCATCGAACAGGGCGTCGAACGCGGGGACTACGAGGACTACGAGGACGGCCTCGACGACCACCGGACGGGGATTCCGGTCGGCCGGATGGGCCGCCCGATGGAGCTCGGGCGGACCGTCGCGTTCCTATCCTCGCCCCAGGCCGGGTACATCAACGGCGAGACGGTCACCCTCGACGGCGGTGCGGGCGCGTCGAACCTCTGA